The stretch of DNA TCGTTTAAGGACCATTCTGTGGGGCATAATTTCTGTCTGCTCAGAAAGTCGGCTACCTGGTTTTCGGTGCCTTTTTGGTGAACTGCCGTTATTGATTTGACTGTATGTTCTGCCCAGGAGAATATTGTATCTGACAGGTCCTGTAAGTGACGATGTTTTGGACCTCCTTGGTGAAGCAGAAAGGCTACTGTCGTTGAGTTGTCTGAAAAGACACGGGTGTGTTGGTCTTTTAATTTTCCCTGGAATGTCCTTAAGGCTTCCCAGACTGCCCTGAGTTCCCTGTAATTTGAAGATCTGCTTCGGCACTGATGCAGGCCTAGTCCCTTGAGCGTAGTCCTCTTCTATGTGAGCTCCCCAGCCGCTGAGGCTTGCATCCGTAGTGGTGCTTATACACAGAGATgttctccaaggccttcctttctTGAGATTTTTTGTTATGGTCCACCATGACAGTGAACTTTTTGCGTCTAGGGACAGGCGCACTTTGTTGTCCAGGGTTACAACTCTGCCGTCCCAAAGTGAGAGAATTTCTTGCTGCAGGGGTCTTGAGTGATATTGACTCCACTGAACGCTGGAAATGCATGATGTCATTAAGCCCAGTACCCGCATGGCCTTTCTTATGGATGTCTGCTTTTGCAATGCTAGGATTTCTTTTTTGAATGATTTCTGCTTGTGATGCGGGAGGTACGTATGTTCCTAAACTGAATCTATGATTACTCCGAGAAATAATTTCCTTGTTTCGGGTTTGAGGTTTGATTTTTTTAGGTTTATTAGCCATCCTAGGCTTTTTAGTAGTGACATTGTTGTTGTTAAGTTCTGTTCCATCTGTTGCGGGGAGTCTGCTATAAGTAGGATGTCGTCCAGATAAGGGACGATGAGGATCCCTTTTTCCCTTAAGAAGGCCATCTCCTCTGCCATGAGTTTGGTGAATATTCTGGGAGCAGACGAGAGGCCGAATGGCAGGCACGTGAACTGATAATGTAGAATGTGATCTCGGTCTTATGGCGAATCTGAGATACTGTTGGTGTGAGGCAAAGATGGGAACCTGGTAGTAGGCACTTTTTAGGTCCAATGTGCTCATTACTGATCCCTTCTGGATTAGAGGTATTACAGATTTGAGGGATTCCATCTTGAACTGTTTGTAAGTTACTGATAGATTTAaaggtttcaggtttatgatgGTACGGTATTCTCCGCTTGGTTTCTTTATGGAGAACAGACTTGAATAGTGTCCTTTGAACCTCTGAGAATGGGGTACCGGAATGATGGCTTTTATTTGGATAAGTTCCTGAATATCCTTTAGAAGTCTCTGATGAACCGATAATGACTGGGTTTGAGTTAGACAAAATCTTTTGGGAGGTGTTTGGCTGAATTCTATTCTGTACCCCCGTTCTATCAAACTTAAGATCCATGAGTTTTGAGTGATGTTCTTCCAACCCTGTAGGAAGTAGTGAAGCCTTCCACTCATTAAGTTGGCGTCATTGTTTGTTGGTTCTTGACCTCTGATCCTGAAAGGTACCCCTGCCTCTACCCCCTTTCGGGTAGCTCCATCATCCGCCTTTCCATTTCGCTCTATAGTCTTGTCTGGGATGGGACCGAGTCCTACGAAAGGACGGTGTATTCTTTGGTTTTTGTTCAGGAAAGCCCTTCTTATCTGCTGCTTTTCCAAGCAATTCGTCCAATACTGGACCGAAGATATGAAGGCCAGAGAAGGGTATTGAACATAGTTTGTTTTTTTGACTGCGTATCACGCGACCATAAtctgagccatagagctcttcttgCTGCGTTAGATAAAGTGTTGTTTCTTGCAGCGAACCAAACTGAttctgccgaagcatcggccatAAAGTCTGTCACCATTTTTAGGACTGGTAAAGACTTTAAGATTTCATCTCTGGGAGTCTTATTATTAATCTGGGTTTCTAATTTTTCTACTCACTGGAAGACACAGCGGCTGCTCAGTGCTGCGGCGCACTCGATGACGCGACGCGCTCAATGACGCGACGCGCTCGATGACACGGCGCGCCCCGATGACGTGGTGCGCCCCGATGAATGCGGCACGTTCCATAACGCGGCACCCCTGATGATGCACCGCGCCCGATAACGCACCACGCCCGCTGACGCAGCACGCATGGAGACACGACCCACACGAAGACGTGGCGCACTCGATGGCACGCTTAGATCCAATCGTCGCCGTCATGGACCGGGTACAGCTGGAGGCGCAGAGCCCTCTGGAGAGGGGTGCGCCGAAGATGGGAACACAAAGCTCAACACGCGCTGAGGGACCTCCCTCGGTGTCAGCGCGATCCTGCGGAGTCAGCCTGAGTTAACAATCCCCTGCTGTTCAGAGCCCTCAGGAGAGGGATGAAGTGGTTCCGGGAGCCCTGCTCAACCGGCTATTGGAATCTTCGTCACGGTAAACCGCGCCAACGCTCCTCTGCATCTGTAACTGATAGGGACAGggaaaacactgaggggtggaggtggggaggggcaatttaacctcttctgtgtttcctgtccctatcaaggataagaaggacaacctcctggtggtgctgtcaggagggacgttctGGAAAACTGAACTATTTCTGGAAGTAACCAACCATAATTTTCTAATCATATAACTAACCCTTTAAAAGCAATATGTCTACAGTTTTTTGctcccccatctgagagcagcataacataGAGGCAAAgatcctgattccaatgatgtgtcccTTGCTgaactgcttgctgtagttttgataaaatctctgttttatctgttgcagatctagcagatctctaaatgctgagctctgtataaccccacccacaccactgattggcagatttttgtgtacactgtgcataggcagaaagctgccagtcagtggtgggcaCTACtttggactacatggcagcaggtttactagtcctctagtgataatctcctgctgataaaactgtgactttatcaaaactacagcaagcagcccagtaagtgacacatcgctggaaaggAGGTCTCTGTTTCTACTTTTTGCTGCTCTCAGAATAGATGGCAAAAACCCGGTAACAGATTCCCTGTAATTTATCTACATACTCATTCGATTCttgttttttctcttttctccTTAGGTGGTCACAGTGGCCGTATACAGTTTTTTTCTGGCTTGCCTTATTGGCCGTCAGTTCCTGGACCCCCAGAGGGGATACCCTGGACATGATCTAGACCTCTACGTCCCAGTGTTTACCCTTTTACAATTCTTTTTCTATGCTGGCTGGTTAAAGGTGAGTAGTTTTGTAGTCTGTACTGGTTCCGCAAATAGAAAATGGCCCTCACAAATCTCACTTTTCTTACTGTATTACATGACTATAATCACCTTTGCATATCCTCCAGGTGGCCGAGCAGTTAATTAACCCCTTTGGACAAGACGATGACGACTTTGAGACCAATTGGTTAATTGACCGAAATTTCCAGGTAACAATAGTTAAGATGAGTCTATTGTAAAAGTCATTGGGTAGAAAACATAAATGAGTAATCTGACCACTGACCATATACAATGCACAGAATGCCCCCAAGTTTAGGTCGTTTACATTCCCATTAGGAGAACACGGGCTATACAAACCCTATTTTGGCAAACTAAATGTCTGAAGACTGCTGAAAATTAAAGAGAAACTGGAAAGATCAAGCCGGCAGTCTAATTACAGAAGCATGACAATGGTTAACAtgtacttaaagagaatctgtcagtaggatcagccctaagccgtctatatgggcatgcagattacaggaagctgaataacatcATACCCTCATATCTGTGATGTGatgccttattccagagaaatccacgcctTTCTTATACACTATGTAACTGAGCTGTGAAGAAATATATATCTCCCTGAGAATCTCCCTCCagagaacatttttttaaaaaagaggtgttaccagtgtgagacatgtaatgactgaccgtttgctctcctgatctacatgtctcgcactggtaactctcccttttatttataataatctctggaggcagattcttaaggagatctatgtccggcccatagatcttaacagctcatttacattaaGAAAACGTGGATTtccctggaataagacatcggatgacagatatcaaggtgtcattttattgagCTTCCTATAATCTGTGTGCCCATATAGACGGCGtaggaggattgatcctactgatTCACTTAATGAATACTATTTTATATAATAATTTAAATAGATCAGGTGAACATGTTGTGTTATGGCACAAAATTTTggtagaaaaaacaaaaaataagtaTATGTTTATGGATGGATATATAGAAGTATATACCCTGTAACCTATAAAATGTCATAGTGCCTCCTAAATGGCTAATTCAGTCAAGTGACAATATTTTGATACTGCGACGTTCTCCGTCAGGTGTCTCTGCTAGCAGTAGATGAAAtgcaccaaaatgttcctccactggAAAAAGATGTATATTGGAATGATTCGGACGCTCAGCCCCCGTACACTGCGTCTACAGTGGAGACTCGGAGGCCATCATTCATGGGTTCTGCTTTTGATATAAGGTAAAGATATAACGCCACAAAAATTAAAAACCTAAAGTTAATTCAACTTTACACACTGTAAGATTGTGAAAGATGTTGGCGAAACTGAGAATCTAACATATACCCATGGTGCAATTTTTTCAGATAAGGTCACTTCCTATAAACTGCCTCCAACTGCTTAGCTTCTCACAAAATGTGGAATTGGCAACACCTAAGATGCCTTGCCCATCTGCCCATGTCAGCAATGCCATTCTCATGTacatataaggcctctttcacacttcagttatttggcgtcagtctaaaaccgccattttcctcaaataacggatccgtcattttttttgacggatccgttattttcccatagacttgcattagtgacggattgtgacggatggtcgtccgttccatccgccatgcgacggatccgtcgacatttggcggacgttttctgaaaatagacggacattggaacgttttttgtcaacgccgaaatggcggatcgcgacggatccgtcgcgtccgccattccatagaatgggcgcctatgggcgacggatccgccgcaaccgttttttcggcggatccgtcgccccaatccgttttttcaattgcgcatgctccaaaaagtagatacttctcccagacaacccccaagtaacggatccgtcaaaaaaacggatccgttagaaccgttttcgcaacaattgtgacggatccgtcaatccgtcactatgtcggtagtgactgacgccaaaagactgaagtgtgaaagaggccttaaagtaaTAAAAATGTTCACAATGCTGCCCAGTGTATGTTAATATAAATAACAATGTATCAAAGCATTGGATGGTTAGACAATAAATCATGTaacaaattaaaggggttttcccatgaccaaagttaattttaaagttgattgTAATCAATAGAATTTTGGAACAATAATCATTTCCACAATTGGGTGTGTcaaaaaataatgttcctgtgctgagataatcttataaatgtgcccctgctgcgtACTGTGTACtgaaaaagagaggatacagacaggacagcatgagaTTGCAGattattctttttgtgaggtaaggctactttcacactagcttcggaatctccccgtcgcaatgcgtcgggcagagattctgacgctagcgtttgatgcactgcacaacgggtgcagcggatgcatttctctggcgcatccgctgccccattgtgaggtgcggggaggtgggggcggagttccggccgcgcatgcgcggtcggaaaaagcggtccgtcaggagcaaaaaacgttacatttaacgttttttgctcccggcggtccgccacaacacggcgcaaccgtcgcaatgcgtcgctaatgttaatctatggggcaaaaacgcatcctgcaaacaactttgcaggatgcgttttttgccataaacgacgcattgcgactagggttgagcgacctttacttttataggatcgggtcgggtttcacgaaacccgactttttcaaaagtcgggtcgagtgaaatcggccgatcttataaaaaagtcggggtcggggtctgccgaaactcgaaacccaatgcagtgcattgggtttccaatggttcccagggtctgaaggagcggaaactctcattcaggccctgggatccatatttaagtgtaaaataaagaattaaaataaaaaatatcgctatacttaccctctgacgcgccctggtactaaccgggaaccttccttccttcgaatcagcgcttccaggaccttgcggtgacgtcgcggtgacgtcgcggcttgtgattggtcgcgcggccgcccatgtgaccgcttgcgcgaccaatcacaagccgcgaccaatcacaagccgcgacgtcaccgcgacatcacgcaaggtcctgcaagcgctgattcttaggaaggctgccggaaagaagcagggcgcgtcggagggtgagtatatacctattaggtattttattttacattatatatggattccgataccaatttccgatattgcaaacatatcggaaatcgggatcggaattccgataccacattcagaagatcgccgacttcatggccgaccccacacaggggtcgggtcgggtttcatgaaacccgactttgccaaaagtcggcgacttctgaaagtggccgacccgtttcgctcaaccctaattgcgacgtctggcaaaaaacgccagtgtgaaagtaacctaaagcattttttaaaaagttttatGTCAAATAAACAATTATTTGtggtcccatgctgtcctgtctgtatcctctgtTTTGCTtcctcctgtgctgtcctgtctgtatcttctcttttgcttcctcctgtgCTGTCCTCTCTGTATCCTCTATTTTGCTTCCTCCTGTGCTGTCCTGTGTGTATCCTCTATTTTGCTTCctcctgtgctgtaatgtctgtatactcttttgcttcctcccctgcccaggagctgtggtatgatcagactatgtccctgcacagtcagacacagccattacacagtacacaggaggggcacatttataagattgtctcagcacaggaacattttatttaaacacatccaagtgTGGAATTGATTATTAGTCCAGgttatattgattaaaattaacttcatgggaaaaaccctttaagttAGGACACATGTAAAGGCAACTTATCAACATAGAAATCGTACATCTAGTGTCTAGTGTAGACCATACTGATCGCATGATGGGCTGGGCATCATAACAATGTTGATATGGGTATATTGCACTAGGCTCTAGTCTGCTCTGCCTGGGCAGACAAAACTGGGCAGTCTTCACTTCTGTGGCTGTATCCTCAGCCTGGCATCTTGGGCACATCTTGCATTTACTAGTCACTCGTGGTCATGCAATGTCATCATGTGAGTTGCCTTGGTCCGGCTGCCATAGAGGAGTGGACTGAACAATGGAAAATGTCAGCCCAAATCTTTTTGCACCACTCAAATGACGGAGACAACGATATGTTTTCCATCCAAGAAAACCAGGCTGATtacgctaatcacactctgataaaACTCTGATGAGTGTGTGATCAGcatgtgatccaattttctcagataTGGAGAACTAAAAAGTTTGTCCATCTTCTCCATCCAATctgtccatgaaaatcggaccccactcagatgtcatccgagatgTTTTTCATAGACCCATAGACATGAGTGTGCAAATGTAGTTGGATTATTGGAGGCAAATCATGTGCGCTTTGATCTTTTTCCCCGGACTACTCGGTCAggcgaaaaaattggacatgtgcatggccTCATTGACTACCATTGATCTGAGTGTGATCCTATGTTGTGATATGTCGCACTAGGATCAACACTACAGTTGTCTGAAAGAGCCCTAACCACCATCTATGAAATGTCATGTTTTCCCAATTTCCAGTCTTAACAATTATAGCAATCAGTAATGTGACCCTCCTAAACAATCTGGTTCCTATTCTAACAATCTTAACAGCGGCCATAAGATGACACTCTAGCACTGATCTTTCCACACACTAGACGGTATAAACATACTCTTAGCGACTACTAGCTGTTATTTCCTCCATTATACAAATCAAAGTTCTGGCATTTAATAGAAATGTTATAATTATTCACTACCCCAACTTTCTATTCTACCATGCAACCTTCCAACATGCAAGGAATCATCTAAAAATGACTACCCCTATATCTAGTTTACTTTTTCTGTTTCCTCATATACCATGCTGATCACCATTTACTTAGACCCATTTGTCTGGTCAGCTCCATCATAAATGCCGGTTTGGAATACCTTTTTGAAAGGACCTCCCCTCTAGACCATTTTTTAATGAAATTTTGGGTGATCAGATCAAACAGATTTTATTGCATAGTATACTGGCCCAACACAGAACTGTGGCATTACGGAAATACAACCACACAATTTAATAAGTTGTATTATGATTTTCAGTATTTTACACGACAATTTATTGTTCCGTTTTTACCTTCCAGTTTGCAAAAGGAGGATTTGGAGTTTCCTCCTCTTGAGCAGATAAATGAGAATGAAGAGGCCAATCACTCTACCCCATTGATTGGACCACTTGGGCGTCTACTGGGAGTTCATTCTCCAAGTCCACCTCGTTCTAACTCACGACAGAGCTTGTTAATGAGAAGACAGAGCGGCATACCTCCAGGACTCCCACACTTTACACACCGAGACGTGGGAAACAGGGGTGGAGAGACCCTACGTGATCTAAATGTATTCATGTCTACCCCTTTCTATGAGAGGTCGGGATTTTATAGCGCTCCTCAAACACCACTTAATGGAGGTCCAACATACTGTCCTCGATTTCCTGCTCATGGAACTCCGAACCTTTGTCACACACATAGAAGCAAGAAGATAGGGACATCTAATGAAACTGCAGATGAGACAACCAGCGTATCTCCTGGGTCTAAAGAGTGCTTTGTGTGGCCATTGGGAAGtatggaggaacaggaggaggcctTTGTAGATAGTGTGGAGAGTACCTCCTCAGGGAAAACAACTGACCAACCTGTGCAGAGTCCTATACAGATACctagaaggttactccgaggccacCGCTTATCTGCATTACTGCAAGAAAACCCATCTCTGGCTTCACCCGATGCTCTTCATACCCCAGGACACAAGACATCACATCCTATTTTTTCATTCTCTCCTATGAACTCCCCAAATTTGCAGAGGGCAACTTCCAAAATCTCTCATGGGCAGCCAGATGTAAACTGTGAAGGAGGCACCAAAGAACAGAATGGATTTCAGTTCCCTTCTCCAAAAGACTCCGGCATAAGTCTAACTGAGGGAGACTTTACACaacttatggaagtaatcatggagGCTGGGGAGCCGTGTCACCAAGAAGACAAGAGCggttaataaataaattaataatagtAGATGCATAAAATGTAGATTCAGAGGCTGTGACTCCATTAGGCAGAAGAGGACGTTGTCTTTCCAGTCATAAGCCAAGTCATCGTATTTATCAGCAATGACTTCCTATGAAAGTCTTTAACCCTTTTATACTCAGAAGGTGCAAATAACATCATTATAGAAAATATCAGACATTTtgtagaataaaataatttttgttaTACTAAAGAAAT from Ranitomeya imitator isolate aRanImi1 chromosome 9, aRanImi1.pri, whole genome shotgun sequence encodes:
- the BEST1 gene encoding bestrophin-1, which translates into the protein MTVTYSNRVADAKLGTFSRLLLRWRGSIYKLLYQEFLIFVGFYFIISVTYRLLLNEQQRTHFEKLALYCNNYAELIPVSFVLGFYVTLVVSRWWAQYESVPWLDRLMCLVSSNIHGTDERGRMIRRTLMRYASLSGVLILRSISTAVYKRFPTLQHVVNAGFMTPTEYMKFDAVSSPHNKFWIPCVWFANLAVTARTEGRIRDSVILTLILKELNSLRTQCGRLFGYDWISIPLVYTQVVTVAVYSFFLACLIGRQFLDPQRGYPGHDLDLYVPVFTLLQFFFYAGWLKVAEQLINPFGQDDDDFETNWLIDRNFQVSLLAVDEMHQNVPPLEKDVYWNDSDAQPPYTASTVETRRPSFMGSAFDISLQKEDLEFPPLEQINENEEANHSTPLIGPLGRLLGVHSPSPPRSNSRQSLLMRRQSGIPPGLPHFTHRDVGNRGGETLRDLNVFMSTPFYERSGFYSAPQTPLNGGPTYCPRFPAHGTPNLCHTHRSKKIGTSNETADETTSVSPGSKECFVWPLGSMEEQEEAFVDSVESTSSGKTTDQPVQSPIQIPRRLLRGHRLSALLQENPSLASPDALHTPGHKTSHPIFSFSPMNSPNLQRATSKISHGQPDVNCEGGTKEQNGFQFPSPKDSGISLTEGDFTQLMEVIMEAGEPCHQEDKSG